A stretch of Spirosoma oryzicola DNA encodes these proteins:
- a CDS encoding DeoR/GlpR family DNA-binding transcription regulator, with protein MNFQHRKRIIVQTVDERGSVDVGELAQLLQTSEMTVRRDLVQLASSGLIYRTRGGAMKVSLATDKHTFANKTAVNAERKDYICQLAAQEIQEGDIIFMDCGSTVFRLCQFIRNKRITVVTNSLPVLSELMDSTVSVNLVGGEVDKERRAMHGLIAEEHIARYRAHRAFIGVDGISLQNGLSANGEKEASTATAMARQTEKVYLLCDSSKLETDKYLYFAPLSLFDVLITDQEAKPDMMTAYRQAGITLIN; from the coding sequence ATGAATTTTCAACACCGCAAGCGGATAATTGTACAAACGGTCGATGAACGTGGCTCTGTTGATGTAGGCGAATTAGCACAGTTGCTACAAACCTCGGAGATGACTGTTCGGCGCGATCTGGTCCAGTTGGCATCCTCCGGTTTGATCTACCGAACACGCGGTGGCGCTATGAAAGTAAGCCTGGCTACGGACAAGCACACGTTTGCCAACAAAACCGCTGTCAATGCCGAGCGCAAGGATTACATCTGCCAGTTGGCCGCTCAGGAAATTCAGGAAGGCGACATTATTTTTATGGACTGCGGCAGTACGGTATTCAGGCTGTGTCAATTCATTCGCAACAAACGCATCACCGTTGTTACGAATTCGCTGCCTGTTCTCTCCGAACTGATGGATTCGACGGTATCCGTTAATTTGGTTGGTGGCGAAGTCGATAAGGAGCGACGGGCCATGCACGGGTTGATCGCCGAAGAGCACATTGCCCGGTACCGTGCACATCGGGCGTTTATCGGCGTAGACGGTATTTCGTTGCAAAACGGGCTGAGCGCCAACGGCGAAAAAGAAGCCAGTACAGCCACGGCAATGGCCCGACAAACCGAAAAAGTTTATCTTCTCTGCGATTCGTCGAAGCTGGAAACCGACAAATACCTCTATTTTGCGCCATTAAGCCTATTTGATGTGCTCATCACCGATCAGGAAGCGAAGCCCGATATGATGACGGCTTATCGCCAGGCAGGCATTACGCTGATTAATTAA
- the nudK gene encoding GDP-mannose pyrophosphatase NudK, translating to MNNLLSERVQITEEKLLSDNWYILKRFTFNYLGKNGQWSTQQREAYDRGNGATILLYNPQTDNVILTRQFRLPTFVNGNRDGGPTSGMLIEACAGLLDNDDPETAIRRETEEETGYRIQSVQKVMEAYMSPGSVTEKLFFYIAEYTADTERYAGGGIDEEEIEIMEIPLQQALAMMTSGEIRDGKTIMLLQHLRLQQLTPSAN from the coding sequence ATGAACAATTTGCTGTCTGAACGTGTGCAAATCACGGAAGAAAAATTGCTATCCGACAACTGGTACATTCTGAAACGCTTTACGTTCAATTATTTGGGAAAGAACGGGCAGTGGTCTACCCAGCAACGCGAAGCATACGACCGGGGGAACGGAGCCACGATTTTGCTGTACAACCCACAAACGGACAATGTGATCTTAACGCGTCAGTTTCGGTTGCCCACGTTTGTGAACGGTAACCGCGACGGTGGACCGACTTCGGGTATGCTCATCGAAGCCTGTGCGGGTCTGCTCGATAACGACGATCCCGAAACGGCTATCCGGCGCGAGACGGAAGAAGAAACCGGTTATCGGATTCAGTCGGTGCAAAAAGTGATGGAAGCGTACATGAGTCCGGGTTCGGTGACCGAAAAGCTGTTTTTCTACATCGCTGAATACACGGCGGATACTGAGCGCTATGCCGGTGGGGGCATTGACGAGGAAGAGATCGAGATTATGGAAATACCTTTACAACAGGCGCTGGCCATGATGACAAGCGGTGAGATCCGGGATGGTAAGACGATCATGTTACTACAGCACCTGCGCCTTCAACAATTAACCCCATCCGCCAATTAA
- a CDS encoding DUF4406 domain-containing protein translates to MLILIAGPYRSGTNDDPRLIMQNMHRMEEAALAVYRKGHTPVCGEWLALPLIKAAGSTQLGDAVFNEFFHPVAVQLIDHCDAVLRVGGPSAGADEMMRQARLKGKQTFWTMEEMS, encoded by the coding sequence ATGCTCATTCTGATTGCCGGACCATACCGTTCGGGTACCAACGATGATCCCCGGCTTATTATGCAGAACATGCACCGGATGGAAGAGGCTGCGCTGGCCGTTTATCGTAAAGGGCATACACCCGTATGCGGTGAGTGGCTTGCGTTGCCGCTCATCAAAGCCGCCGGTTCCACTCAACTGGGTGACGCTGTTTTTAACGAATTTTTCCATCCCGTAGCTGTGCAGTTAATCGACCACTGCGACGCTGTTTTACGCGTGGGTGGACCATCCGCTGGAGCCGACGAAATGATGCGGCAAGCAAGGCTAAAAGGCAAACAAACGTTCTGGACGATGGAAGAAATGTCCTGA
- a CDS encoding REP-associated tyrosine transposase yields the protein MGLRNRTLLTEERCFFVTTTCWHHQPLLFDNNCYKILFDSFAFYNQKYHARLVAYVFMTNYIHFIIVFLEKNHLIEYMRDFKKFTSLKLREYIQLTRPHFLDDIAYAYQTQHFKIWTDRFDDVYLYSRDVCETKIEYMHTNPVRAGMVSCAADYRYSSMAFYNGLRPQSQLLHYRELF from the coding sequence ATGGGGCTTAGGAATCGTACGTTACTCACCGAAGAGCGGTGCTTTTTCGTTACCACCACGTGTTGGCACCATCAACCACTTCTGTTCGACAATAACTGTTACAAAATACTATTCGATAGCTTTGCCTTCTATAACCAGAAATACCATGCTCGGCTAGTGGCTTATGTATTTATGACGAATTACATTCACTTTATAATCGTCTTTCTGGAGAAGAATCATCTGATCGAGTACATGCGCGACTTTAAAAAGTTTACCTCGCTCAAACTACGGGAGTACATCCAACTCACTCGACCGCATTTTTTGGACGATATAGCTTACGCCTATCAAACTCAGCATTTCAAAATCTGGACAGATCGCTTCGATGATGTTTATCTATACTCCCGTGATGTTTGCGAAACGAAGATTGAGTATATGCATACCAATCCCGTACGAGCAGGTATGGTAAGCTGTGCCGCTGATTATCGGTACTCTAGTATGGCTTTCTATAACGGTCTGCGGCCGCAATCACAATTACTCCATTACCGAGAATTGTTTTAG
- a CDS encoding PIG-L family deacetylase, with protein MSLRKFLPAFTLALSLSSTLIAQVPYGPIKPTPPGEILSNLKKLNVLGSALYIAAHPDDENTLLLAYLAKDRLVRTGYLSLTRGDGGQNLIGPEQGENIGVIRTQELLAARRVDGPDQFFSRAYDFGFSKSTDEAVRTWGQEKVLADVVWMIRKYQPDVIITRFPPDSRAGHGHHSASGFLAEEGFKIANDPTKFPEQLAYVKPWQAKRILWNVFIPGAFMSNKKPDEAGNLIGIETGLYNPLLGKSYGEIAAESRSQHKSQGFGVAANRNARIDYLLLKGGSPVEKDPLDGVDISWKRVPKSEAVQGQVNQVIAGFKPDQPEASVPALVQLYGAISKLDTANIYVKAKRQEVEQLIRQCLGLWFETNPVDYAATPGETIRLTTNVVNRADAAVTLLNVRYSVGKDTTLNVPLKPNDVVVLSTPVTIPQNQKISQPYWLEKPIVKGVFQVDNQQLIGLPENPPAISTTYTFDISGQQFTFTRPVVYKSTDPVDGEIYRPFIIQPAVTANLAERVYAFSDDTPKTAELVLRAGRANVSGTVKLEAPAGWRVEPASQPFALDRKGSEQRITFTVTPTAQAQTGKLQAVMTTSGSGQANSTFTTGLRVIAYKHIPTQTLFPPAEAKVVKLDVKVTAKNIGYIVGAGDEVPAALQQMGCRVTILGPTELSRNLSAYDAIVVGIRAYNINDYLANYQANLMDYVKNGGTMIVQYVTPGGSGILQNGLKVNQLGPYPFKVVNERVTEEDAPVEFINPQHRLLNYPNKITQNDFAGWIQERGIYFAQDWDKAYEPIFSSHDQNEAAKQGSLIYAKYGKGSFMYTGLVFFRELPAGVPGAYRLFANMISVGK; from the coding sequence GTGTCGCTACGTAAATTTCTACCCGCATTTACTCTTGCTCTTTCGCTTAGCTCGACGCTCATCGCCCAGGTTCCGTACGGCCCCATCAAGCCGACGCCCCCCGGCGAAATTTTGTCAAACCTGAAAAAGCTGAACGTTCTGGGTTCGGCCTTATACATAGCCGCCCACCCCGACGATGAGAATACGCTGCTGCTGGCTTATCTGGCGAAAGACCGGCTTGTCCGCACGGGGTATCTGTCGTTGACACGGGGCGACGGCGGACAAAATCTGATCGGCCCCGAACAGGGCGAAAACATCGGTGTCATCCGTACCCAGGAATTGTTGGCTGCCCGACGCGTCGATGGTCCCGACCAGTTTTTCAGCCGGGCTTACGATTTTGGCTTCTCGAAGTCAACAGACGAAGCTGTTCGGACCTGGGGTCAGGAAAAGGTCCTAGCCGATGTAGTCTGGATGATTCGTAAGTATCAACCCGACGTTATCATCACCCGTTTTCCGCCCGATTCGCGCGCGGGTCACGGTCACCACAGCGCATCGGGCTTTCTGGCCGAAGAAGGCTTTAAAATCGCCAACGATCCGACCAAGTTCCCCGAACAGTTAGCGTACGTAAAACCCTGGCAGGCAAAGCGCATTCTTTGGAACGTCTTTATTCCGGGAGCGTTCATGAGCAACAAAAAACCCGACGAAGCCGGCAACCTGATTGGTATTGAAACGGGCTTATACAATCCATTACTCGGCAAATCGTACGGCGAAATTGCCGCCGAAAGCCGGAGTCAGCATAAAAGTCAGGGTTTTGGCGTGGCCGCTAATCGAAATGCGCGGATCGACTATCTGTTGCTGAAAGGCGGAAGCCCCGTTGAAAAAGATCCACTCGACGGTGTGGATATCAGCTGGAAACGTGTTCCCAAAAGCGAGGCCGTGCAAGGGCAGGTCAACCAGGTTATTGCCGGATTTAAACCCGACCAGCCGGAAGCGTCCGTACCCGCGCTGGTGCAACTGTACGGTGCGATCAGCAAGCTAGATACGGCGAATATTTACGTCAAGGCCAAGCGTCAGGAAGTTGAGCAACTGATCCGGCAATGTCTGGGCTTGTGGTTTGAGACCAATCCCGTTGACTATGCCGCTACCCCCGGAGAAACAATTCGGCTTACGACCAACGTTGTTAACCGGGCCGATGCTGCGGTTACGTTGCTGAATGTACGGTATTCGGTTGGCAAGGACACAACCCTGAACGTGCCGCTCAAACCAAACGACGTTGTTGTGCTGTCCACGCCCGTTACCATTCCACAAAACCAAAAGATTTCGCAGCCATACTGGCTCGAAAAACCGATTGTCAAGGGTGTATTTCAGGTCGATAATCAGCAGTTGATTGGCTTACCCGAAAATCCGCCGGCTATCTCGACCACCTACACGTTCGACATCAGCGGGCAACAATTCACGTTTACCCGTCCCGTCGTCTACAAATCGACGGACCCGGTTGACGGGGAGATTTACCGACCTTTTATCATTCAACCAGCTGTTACCGCCAATCTGGCCGAGCGCGTGTATGCCTTCTCGGACGACACGCCAAAAACGGCGGAATTAGTGCTACGCGCGGGTCGGGCCAACGTATCAGGAACGGTGAAGTTGGAAGCCCCGGCTGGCTGGCGAGTTGAACCGGCGTCGCAGCCGTTTGCGCTGGACCGAAAAGGCAGTGAACAGCGCATCACGTTCACCGTTACACCAACGGCTCAGGCACAGACCGGTAAATTGCAGGCCGTCATGACGACGAGCGGATCAGGTCAGGCCAACAGCACGTTTACCACGGGGCTTCGCGTAATTGCCTACAAGCACATTCCCACGCAAACCTTGTTCCCACCTGCCGAAGCGAAAGTGGTGAAACTCGACGTAAAAGTAACCGCCAAGAATATTGGTTACATTGTTGGCGCGGGCGACGAAGTTCCGGCGGCCTTACAACAGATGGGTTGTCGCGTCACGATTCTTGGTCCTACCGAACTTAGCCGAAACCTGTCGGCCTACGATGCTATTGTAGTCGGTATCAGAGCCTACAACATCAATGATTACCTCGCCAACTACCAGGCTAATTTGATGGACTACGTGAAAAACGGTGGGACGATGATCGTACAGTACGTGACACCCGGCGGTTCAGGTATCCTTCAGAACGGGTTGAAAGTAAATCAACTCGGCCCCTACCCGTTCAAAGTGGTCAACGAGCGCGTAACCGAAGAAGACGCGCCGGTTGAGTTTATCAATCCGCAGCATCGGTTGCTCAACTACCCGAATAAAATCACGCAGAACGACTTTGCTGGCTGGATTCAGGAACGCGGCATCTACTTTGCCCAGGACTGGGACAAAGCCTACGAACCGATTTTCTCGTCGCACGATCAGAACGAAGCAGCCAAACAAGGTAGCCTGATCTACGCCAAATACGGCAAAGGAAGCTTTATGTATACGGGTCTCGTCTTCTTCCGCGAATTGCCCGCTGGCGTACCGGGTGCGTACCGGCTCTTTGCCAATATGATTTCGGTAGGTAAGTAG